The following proteins are co-located in the bacterium genome:
- a CDS encoding KpsF/GutQ family sugar-phosphate isomerase, producing MDKLERGVQTLRIEAEAVLRLSDRLGADFSKAADIVLGCKGRVVVTGMGKSGLIGQKISATLASVGSPSFFMHPAEGRHGDLGMVTRDDVVIAISYSGETEELISLLPVFARLGTPVVALTGGMASTLAKEADVVLDVSVEREACPLDLTPTASSTATLAMGDALAMAVLEASGFKEDDFARFHPGGALGRRLIRVNDLMCTGDAVPCVQVSTPLSVILREMSAKRLGMTCVVSAGGELVGIITDGDLRRALERTSGRLEASARDLMYPSPRMIAKEELAEAALKMMEDASITSLVVSDGSGRGVKGVIHLHHLLRAGVV from the coding sequence ATGGATAAGCTGGAGAGAGGGGTCCAGACTCTGCGCATCGAGGCCGAGGCGGTTTTGCGGCTGTCGGATCGCCTGGGAGCGGACTTCAGCAAGGCAGCGGACATCGTCCTTGGGTGCAAGGGGCGTGTGGTCGTCACCGGCATGGGCAAGAGCGGCCTCATCGGGCAGAAGATTTCGGCCACGCTTGCAAGTGTCGGTTCGCCTTCTTTTTTCATGCATCCGGCGGAGGGCCGCCACGGGGACCTGGGGATGGTGACTCGCGATGATGTGGTTATCGCCATCTCCTACAGCGGAGAGACGGAGGAACTCATTTCGCTCTTGCCGGTTTTTGCGCGGCTGGGCACTCCGGTGGTTGCCCTGACGGGAGGAATGGCGTCTACGCTGGCGAAAGAGGCGGATGTTGTGCTGGACGTGAGCGTGGAGCGGGAAGCTTGCCCATTGGACCTCACGCCGACGGCGAGCAGCACGGCGACGCTGGCCATGGGCGATGCGCTGGCGATGGCGGTCCTGGAAGCAAGCGGCTTCAAGGAGGATGATTTCGCGCGTTTTCATCCCGGCGGTGCGCTCGGGCGCCGGCTTATTCGGGTAAATGATCTCATGTGCACGGGAGATGCCGTCCCGTGTGTGCAGGTGTCCACCCCGCTGAGCGTTATCCTTCGCGAAATGAGCGCCAAGCGGCTGGGCATGACCTGCGTCGTAAGCGCGGGGGGGGAGCTGGTCGGCATTATCACCGACGGCGATCTCCGGCGCGCACTGGAGCGGACGAGTGGCCGCCTGGAGGCCTCGGCCCGGGATTTGATGTATCCCTCACCGCGGATGATCGCGAAGGAAGAATTGGCCGAAGCGGCCCTCAAAATGATGGAAGATGCCTCGATCACCTCGCTTGTGGTTTCGGATGGCTCGGGCCGGGGGGTGAAAGGCGTCATCCACCTTCATCACCTTTTGAGGGCAGGGGTGGTTTAA